In the Epinephelus lanceolatus isolate andai-2023 chromosome 6, ASM4190304v1, whole genome shotgun sequence genome, one interval contains:
- the LOC117250908 gene encoding fibronectin type III domain-containing protein 7-like — MGVIKWLVIFVSLGICSQAAAQDLQVSVFSTTSKTVILRWIRYSGASSYKITVAPQSSPSDPIAFATFGPNTVMGSINSLSPNVMYTFTVEALDNSQMPLSTAVIESSTAPEMMDPIHTVKSQDSSTLIVEFSLVTGATHYIIRIENGNGFFREDTVSSSPAKITSLTPYTEYTLRIMAMNRGGRNQPSLSITTKTVLPPPQLSTSSPSNDSIIVSWAPVAHAVQYSITIYKLGSSTDMKHNTSDTSLTISGLDAGSLYFIKGVAWDPEGRKGEMSLYLNQTTRPPTPYSVSVSLVMSNSVAGLSVSWELDQQVYGHIEYHVMSDQNLTCNSTSSPCTLSAVGCGEVHTIQVTACNPAGPSLPSNPVVFVTFPCPPESLAVEESPEGNCTLTWDTVPHADSYGAFIKRSDGSEETCNTTNNNCTYHCECGYTYFMSVFAYNQAGCSPPGQVLNYTTLPCCPEGVSVSVVSTDTLEITWTATRGADLYETRAADSSEVILCNDTAPVCALSDLSCDSAYSVVVTPCNEYSGCKRSCRAHTQNTAPCMPMNLMLDPKNSSCVSVSWTANNRAATYTVSALGDDGKHTCNTSGNSCDITDLPCGSTYEVSVTATSSFGQSLPSYSDSVETEPCCPLNLTVEQVTQAVTNVSWSHAKGAHTFITSLTSTRGHARCHTEDSHCLMGCITCGTNYTVTMEAYSHSGRMSNCTYQGFSSSACCPSGVRLYRMAGNSLRVYWRSAGSSHSYITEMTSSNNSYTCTASMGESSCDVGNVQCGDVYNVVVAPLTPEGSKVQFCPQRMYSVTCLGNNVGSVIYRGKRSLD; from the exons ATGGGAGTTATCAAGTGGCTGGTAATTTTTGTGTCGTTGGGCATCTGCTCACAG GCTGCAGCTCAAg ATCTCCAGGTATCCGTGTTCTCAACAACATCCAAGACTGTGATTCTCAGATGGATCAGGTACTCTGGAGCCAGTTCGTACAAGATCACCGTCGCCCCCCAAAGCTCACCGAGCGACCCCATTGCGTTTGCCACATTTGGTCCCAACACAGTGATGGGCTCTATCAACTCTCTGTCCCCAAACGTCATGTATACATTCACAGTTGAAGCTCTGGATAATTCCCAAATGCCGCTGAGCACTGCAGTTATTGAGTCATCCACAG CCCCTGAGATGATGGATCCCATCCATACGGTGAAGTCCCAGGATAGCAGCACCTTGATAGTGGAGTTCAGCTTGGTGACTGGGGCGACTCATTACATCATACGAATTGAGAACGGCAATGGCTTCTTCAGAGAAGACACAGTGTCCTCCTCCCCTGCTAAAATTACATCCCTTACACCATACACTGAGTACACGCTCAGAATCATGGCTATGAACCGTGGAGGCCGGAATCAGCCGTCTCTTTCCATTACCACCAAAACAG ttcttcctcctcctcagctctccacctcctctcccagCAACGACAGCATCATTGTATCCTGGGCTCCTGTTGCTCATGCCGTCCAATATTCcataactatatacaagcttggctCAAGCACTGACATGAAGCAcaacacctcagacaccagtttgACCATCTCTGGCCTGGATGCTGGCTCCCTCTACTTCATCAAGGGTGTCGCCTGGGACCCCGAGGGCCGAAAGGGGGAAATGAGTCTGTACCTCAACCAGACGACAA GACCTCCAACACCATATTCTGTCAGCGTCTCTTTGGTGATGAGTAACAGTGTGGCCGGACTCTCTGTATCCTGGGAACTCGATCAGCAGGTCTATGGACACATCGAGTACCATGTGATGAGTGACCAGAACCTCACGTGTAACTCCACATCCAGCCCCTGCACCCTGTCGGCAGTGGGCTGCGGAGAGGTACACACTATCCAGGTCACCGCCTGCAACCCGGCCGGGCCCAGCTTGCCATCCAACCCTGTGGTGTTCGTCACCT TCCCCTGCCCACCAGAGTCTCTGGCTGTTGAGGAGTCACCGGAAGGAAACTGCACGCTGACATGGGACACAGTGCCTCATGCTGACAGCTACGGGGCCTTCATCAAGAGAAGTGACGGCAGCGAGGAGACCTGCAACACCACCAACAATAACTGCACCTACCACTGCGAGTGTGGCTACACTTACTTTATGTCTGTGTTCGCGTACAACCAAGCTGGCTGCAGTCCTCCAGGGCAAGTTCTCAACTACACCACCT TGCCCTGTTGTCCAGAGGGTGTATCAGTCTCCGTGGTGAGCACTGATACACTGGAGATCACGTGGACGGCCACGCGGGGGGCAGATCTGTATGAGACTCGGGCTGCAGACAGTTCAGAGGTCATCCTGTGTAACGACACGGCACCGGTGTGTGCCCTCTCTGATCTCAGCTGTGACAGTGCCTACAGCGTGGTGGTGACACCCTGCAATGAATATAGCGGATGCAAGCGTTCATGCAGAGCTCACACCCaaaacacag CTCCCTGCATGCCGATGAATCTGATGCTGGATCCAAAAAACTCCTCCTGCGTCAGTGTCAGCTGGACAGCAAACAACAGGGCTGCTACTTACACTGTGAGCGCATTGGGAGATGACGGCAAACACACCTGCAACACCAGCGGAAACAGCTGTGACATCACCGACCTTCCCTGCGGCTCCACTTATGAAGTCAGTGTCACAGCAACCAGCTCCTTTGGTCAGAGTTTACCCAGCTACTCTGACTCTGTGGAAACAG AACCCTGTTGCCCACTGAATCTAACAGTGGAACAGGTGACGCAGGCGGTGACCAACGTCTCATGGTCTCATGCCAAAGGGGCTCATACGTTCATCACTTCTCTGACATCAACACGTGGTCACGCCCGCTGCCACACAGAGGACTCCCACTGCCTCATGGGATGCATCACCTGTGGAACCAACTACACTGtcaccatggaggcatacaGCCACAGTGGGCGCATGTCCAACTGTACCTATCAGGGCTTCTCATCCA gTGCCTGCTGTCCGTCAGGAGTCCGGCTCTACAGGATGGCCGGTAACTCTCTGCGGGTGTACTGGCGCAGTGCTGGCAGCAGCCACAGCTACATCACAGAGATGAcgagcagcaacaacagctacACCTGCACTGCCTCTATGGGGGAGAGCAGCTGTGATGTTGGCAACGTCCAGTGTGGGGACGTCTATAATGTAGTGGTGGCTCCGCTCACACCAGAGGGCAGCAAAGTCCAGTTCTGCCCCCAGAGAATGTACTCAG TTACTTGCTTAGGGAACAACGTTGGTTCAG TAATTTACAGAGGGAAACGAAGTTTGGACTAG